TAGCTCATCTACTCCCTCAGCGACTGTTTCATCCATAGAGGAGATGTGGATAAGCTTACCTTTTTCAATGATTGCAAAGCGATGACACATGAGCTGCATTTCCGAAAGCAAATGTGATGATACGAGCACAGATATCCCTGTTGCTGCCAGTTCATGAAGATAGTCACGGAACTCTCTTATTCCTTGTGGATCAAGACCGTTTGTTGGTTCATCCAGAATTAGGATCGCAGGATTATGCAGAAGGGCTTGTGCAACGCCAAGACGCTGTCTCATTCCTAAGGAATATGTTTTTACCTTTTGGTGGATAGCATTATCCAGTCCTACAAGCTTAACGACTTCTGTAATTCTGCTTTCCGAAATTTCTTCTTTTGCCATTCTGGCATAATGGCGCAAATTCTTATAGCCGCTCATATATTTATAGAATTCAGGGTTTTCAACAATGGCCCCTAAGCTGCTCATCGCCTCAGCGAAGGAAGCGTCTAGATTATGTCCGTTAATGACAACCTCGCCTTCTGTTCTGTTAATCAAGCTGACTATCATTCTAATAATAGTTGTTTTTCCCGCACCATTCGGGCCAAGCAGTCCGAAAATCTCTCCCTTTTCCACCGCAAAACTGACCTTATCTACAATCGTTTTGCTTCTGATTTTCTTTGTGAGATTTTTTACCTCTAATGCATATTGAGACATGTTAAACTCCTCTCTTTTTTTAAGATCCTATGTGTACCCCACCTTATCTGTCATATACTATTACGAGTTTGCCTTTTAATAAGTTTCATTTATTTGGAAAAAATTTATATACTTGTAAGCAAACTCCATAAAAAAACCAGGTTCCAGTAAAACGGAAACCTGGCTGTTAATCTATTGTTAAACTGCAGTAGTGGGAATGGAATTGATGACTTCTTGAACAGGCACATACTCCAGCCCAAGATCCTTCGCTACAGGAGCATATGTTATATGTCCATTAAAGGTATTAACACCTTGCTTGATTGCGTAGTTGTTCTGGATTGCATTGACAGCTCCTTGATTGGCAATTTGCAGCGCATATGGGACCGTGACGTTAGTTAGAGCAATTGTTGATGTTCTCGGCACCGCACCTGGCATATTAGCAACAGCATAGTGAACGACACCATGCTTTACATATGTCGGATTATCATGTGTGGTAATATGGTCTACTGTCTCAAAGATTCCGCCTTGATCGATTGCCACATCGACAATCACAGAGCCTGGAGCCATCTTCTTAACCATTTCTTCCGTCACAAGCTTCGGCGCTTTAGCACCAGGGATAAGAACAGCCCCGATTACTAAATCGGACTCTGCTACAGCTGCTTCAATATTTGCCGGGTTAGACATAACTGTGTTTAGGCTTGACCCAAATTGATTATCCAATTCTCTTAATCTTTCCGGATTCAAGTCCAACAACGTTACATTTGCCCCAAGACCAACTGCAACTTTCACAGCGTTCGCGCCGACAATACCACCTCCGATGATTGTCACATTACCGCGCTTCACACCAGGCACCCCTGCAAGCAGGATCCCTTTGCCGCCATGGGGCTGCTCAAGAAACTGGGCACCAATCTGAACAGCCATTCTGCCTGCAACCTCACTCATCGGTGTAAGCAGCGGCAGTTTGCCATTCACTTCAATTGTTTCATAAGCAATGCCTGTTACTCCCTTTTCTGTCAAGGCTGCAGCCAATTCCTTTTCTGCAGCTAAGTGCAGGTACGTAAACAAGATGAGCCCTTTGCGGAAGTAGCCATACTCTGATTGCAGCGGTTCCTTTACTTTCATGATCATCTCTGCAGAATTCCATACCTCTTTTGCATTTTCAGCAACCTTCGCCCCAGCCGCTGCATACTCAGCATCTGTAAAACCGCTGCCTGCACCAGCATTTGTCTCGACTAAGATTTCATGATTGCTATTTTTTAAGTAAGCAACTCCAGATGGAGTAATTGCAACCCTGTTTTCGTTGTTTTTTATCTCTTTCGGAATACCAATAATCAATCCAATCCACCCCTTGTCAGTTTTCCTTACTTTAATTGTTAGTTATCTTATAATTATAATAGGACGGATTGTGAAATTAATCATTGGTAAAAAGGATAAAAGTAAAGATGAGCCTTTGTGAAAATTCACAAAACTTAAAAACAAGGGTTTAATTCTGTCGCCAGCGCAGCAGCTTCAAATCGAGATACAGCATGAATTTTTGAGAAGGGACGGACAGGTCAACTTCCATTATTTCAGTAATCCGCTTTAATCGATAGGTTAATGTATTAGTATGTATATGAAGCCGTGCTGCTGTTTTTTGCATGCTTTCACTCTCATCCAAAAAGGCTTCCAAGGTAACTAAAAGCTCTGTATTATGACTCTTATCATATTCTCTTAATCTTTTAATCGCTATATTGTCGAACCCATCCTGAACTCGTTTTTCCAACAGGACGTCCATAAATTGATAAATTCCTAATTCCTGATAAGCAGAAAAAGACTCTGCCTCTTCTGGGAACTTCTCCTTAACCTCCACGACTTTTTTCGCTTCCTTAAAGCATTTCTTTACATGGTTCCATTCAGAATATATGCTGCCATATCCGCCGTACACGCCTTCTATATGAAATTTTTCCGCTAAGCTTTTGGGGAAATTTTCAATGAACTGCTTAAATACTGCAGCAGGGCTGATTTGTCTGTCTACTGTGCTTGCTAGCAAAATCAGCTCATGATCATCCATCGTATAGAGAATGATTTTTATATCATCCATTACTTTAAGCAAATATATGATTTGCTTTTCCATATCCTTGCTGATAATTTCTTTAAAGTTAAAAACCATAATCGTAAATTTATTGCTTGTGTAATTTAGCTCTAACAGCTTTTGATTAGCCTCATGGTCGCTCACATGACCAGTAAGAAGCTTCCAAAAGAATTCCTGATCATCATGGGTTGACGGTCTTTTGCTTTTCCCAAACCGCGATAACAGATGCTTCGCGACGGCAGCAGCGTTCTGTAATATTTCCATTTGACTGTCTGTAAGAGGCTGATCCCATTCAATAGCCCAAATATACCCAATGACTTCATCCCCTCGCCATATAGAAACAGCCACTCTGCTTCCAAGACCAATCTCTTTTTTTCCTTCGATTCTGATTGGCTTTTTGCTTTGGAGGAGACTTGGGATAACTCCGTCTTTCCATAAGCGGTTTATTACTTTCTCAGGAACCCGTCTGCTTATAATGGTAGAAATTCTGACAGTATCGGTTTCCTCCCCATGACTGCTGTATACAAGCACACGATGATGTGTATCTTCAAGCGTTATCGAGCATCCGAGCAATTCACTGACATGGTCTACAAAACTTTCAAGAGAATCGTACATCTCCCGCCGGAAAGGATTTATTGGCTGATTAGGCATTGATTTGCTCCCTTCTTCCTTTGGAATGGTTATTTAGCTTTTCTACTATTCTATATGGATTAGGTTATGTACAACAACACTATAATTATAGTTAGCTTCAAATCGAGCGTACCAACTGGAGCCTGCTGCATGAAAAAATGAGCCGAGATCCTGGCTCATTTTCTGTATACTATCTCAAAGCAACTCCATATTTTCTGGCAATTTTACTTCAGACAGAATTCTCGTCTCCTCCTGTCTTTCCTCATAATAGGAGCTGCCGTTTTTCAGTCTAGAGTCTAAATAGGCAGGATGTGTCATCACTTCCACTGTTTTGCCATCTTCCACTCTATCTTGGAGCTTTTCAAAATAATCCTCTGTAACTCCCTCACCGTAAAAATCAGCAATTAAAATATCTGTAACTGTTTTTATATCTGTAAAATGGGGACCAGCAATCCGGACTGGAACATCATACTTTTCTGACAGCCTTTTAATAACAGGATAAAACTCTTTGATACCATGGACATGATGATGGCTGTCAAAATGCGACGGTTTCAGGTCTGCAGCCAAAAACTTTTCTATTTGCGCCGTCCATTCCCGCTCCAAGTCCTCATGTGAAATTTCCTCTGGATGCTCATATACCTCCTTTTGCTTCTTAAAAAAACCATCATCACCAATAAGGCTTGAAGCACTAGTCAGCGGTTTTCCCAATGTGAGGACAAGATGGACTCCCACCTTTAAAGAAGGTGTAGCTTTAGCAATCTCAAGGGCATGCTCCGTTCCTGCTGCATTCATCATCATTGTTGCGGAATTGACAATCCCGTTTAAGTGAGTATCAAGAATCCCGTAGTTAACACCTCTGGAAAAACCGAAATCATCCGCATTTACAAGCAATTTAATCATGCTAGTTCCCCTTTGCTCTCATTTATTTTTTAATCATCTACTTTATATATTTTGGCATAAAACCCACTGGAATGAAAGCGCTTTTATTCGGTAACTTACTCACATAATAAGCCAGGCCCATTACAGACCTGGCTTTGCTTATTAATACTACTTTGACAACTTCTCCACAAATTGCATATCAATTAGCTCTTCGTATTTATAGCCTTCTTTATATACACCGGTTTTCTCCACAACATCCATCGGCTTTGCCAATGCTTCTTCAGAAATGAAGCCATCCTTGCTCCATAGCTGATCTGCATAGGCCCGGTCAAGAGAAGCCTTTAAGCTTTCGTCAGATGTAGTCGGAAATTCTTTTTTCAAAGCTTCCATAGCCAAATCATGGTCTTCATCAACCGTCTTCAGTCCTTTAAGCATTGCTTTGACAAAGCTTTCGACCACTTCCGGCTCATTCTCAATCGTTGATTTTTTGACACTGATTACAGAATAAGGATAGTCTCCTAAACTAGGAAAGCTATAGAACGGTTCATTCCAGACTCCTTTATTAATGCCTTCTGTTATTTGCGGTTCTCCGCCATTGGCAATATCGGCCTGCCCAGATTCAACAAGGGAGACAACTGCGCTTGCATCAGCAGGCTCCTCAAGCTTCACATCTTTATCCGGGTCTAAACCAAGCTCGAGCAGCAGCCATCTTGTCAAAAGATTTGGGCTGCCGCCATACCGGCCGGCGGCAATTGTTTTTCCTTCCAAATAACTTGCCAGTTCCGCTTCATTTGTACTGTCTATTGGTTCATCAGAGCTGCCCATTAAATACACATTAGCTCGATTGACGACATTCAC
This DNA window, taken from Niallia sp. Man26, encodes the following:
- a CDS encoding ABC transporter ATP-binding protein, whose amino-acid sequence is MSQYALEVKNLTKKIRSKTIVDKVSFAVEKGEIFGLLGPNGAGKTTIIRMIVSLINRTEGEVVINGHNLDASFAEAMSSLGAIVENPEFYKYMSGYKNLRHYARMAKEEISESRITEVVKLVGLDNAIHQKVKTYSLGMRQRLGVAQALLHNPAILILDEPTNGLDPQGIREFRDYLHELAATGISVLVSSHLLSEMQLMCHRFAIIEKGKLIHISSMDETVAEGVDELREVTFEIDEANNALELLKSSAVAFEEVSLKKELLTVKLSRSSIPAVNKLFVEKGISVYGINAAKATLEDRFLEITNKKGEEAVR
- a CDS encoding helix-turn-helix domain-containing protein, which produces MPNQPINPFRREMYDSLESFVDHVSELLGCSITLEDTHHRVLVYSSHGEETDTVRISTIISRRVPEKVINRLWKDGVIPSLLQSKKPIRIEGKKEIGLGSRVAVSIWRGDEVIGYIWAIEWDQPLTDSQMEILQNAAAVAKHLLSRFGKSKRPSTHDDQEFFWKLLTGHVSDHEANQKLLELNYTSNKFTIMVFNFKEIISKDMEKQIIYLLKVMDDIKIILYTMDDHELILLASTVDRQISPAAVFKQFIENFPKSLAEKFHIEGVYGGYGSIYSEWNHVKKCFKEAKKVVEVKEKFPEEAESFSAYQELGIYQFMDVLLEKRVQDGFDNIAIKRLREYDKSHNTELLVTLEAFLDESESMQKTAARLHIHTNTLTYRLKRITEIMEVDLSVPSQKFMLYLDLKLLRWRQN
- a CDS encoding ABC transporter substrate-binding protein, with product MVRKGKLLLIALLGLMMLLAGCASKDSGGGTEEGLKKIVIAEPVHLIGYLPLYLAIQEGYFEEEGLEVEVITATGGAHVTSLVSGDAWGNIAGPDSNQMANPGSSDPIQGVVNVVNRANVYLMGSSDEPIDSTNEAELASYLEGKTIAAGRYGGSPNLLTRWLLLELGLDPDKDVKLEEPADASAVVSLVESGQADIANGGEPQITEGINKGVWNEPFYSFPSLGDYPYSVISVKKSTIENEPEVVESFVKAMLKGLKTVDEDHDLAMEALKKEFPTTSDESLKASLDRAYADQLWSKDGFISEEALAKPMDVVEKTGVYKEGYKYEELIDMQFVEKLSK
- the ald gene encoding alanine dehydrogenase codes for the protein MIIGIPKEIKNNENRVAITPSGVAYLKNSNHEILVETNAGAGSGFTDAEYAAAGAKVAENAKEVWNSAEMIMKVKEPLQSEYGYFRKGLILFTYLHLAAEKELAAALTEKGVTGIAYETIEVNGKLPLLTPMSEVAGRMAVQIGAQFLEQPHGGKGILLAGVPGVKRGNVTIIGGGIVGANAVKVAVGLGANVTLLDLNPERLRELDNQFGSSLNTVMSNPANIEAAVAESDLVIGAVLIPGAKAPKLVTEEMVKKMAPGSVIVDVAIDQGGIFETVDHITTHDNPTYVKHGVVHYAVANMPGAVPRTSTIALTNVTVPYALQIANQGAVNAIQNNYAIKQGVNTFNGHITYAPVAKDLGLEYVPVQEVINSIPTTAV
- the chbG gene encoding chitin disaccharide deacetylase, giving the protein MIKLLVNADDFGFSRGVNYGILDTHLNGIVNSATMMMNAAGTEHALEIAKATPSLKVGVHLVLTLGKPLTSASSLIGDDGFFKKQKEVYEHPEEISHEDLEREWTAQIEKFLAADLKPSHFDSHHHVHGIKEFYPVIKRLSEKYDVPVRIAGPHFTDIKTVTDILIADFYGEGVTEDYFEKLQDRVEDGKTVEVMTHPAYLDSRLKNGSSYYEERQEETRILSEVKLPENMELL